Proteins encoded in a region of the Streptomyces sp. NBC_00310 genome:
- a CDS encoding M24 family metallopeptidase: MTSALTSGLTTELRGFRQVQTLAYDCAEAVAAQLRPGVTEREAARMQRRWLRERGVRDWFHLPFAWFGDRTAFVNFRVPLQFFPTDRRLEAGMPFILDMAPIYKGYTADIGYSGCIGPSPLHDKLMADLRAHRELILSEVRERRSLREIYEDVDRLMVRQGYANRHRAYPFGVIAHKVDRVKQRRWSPHVFGFGTQSLKGLAADALRGHRDGWSPLWSPYRFSDHPPRPGLWAVEPHLGFRGTGAKFEEILVVTDSADAEESAFWLDDDLPHVRRWAEEKCR; encoded by the coding sequence ATGACCTCGGCACTGACAAGCGGACTCACCACGGAGCTGCGAGGGTTCAGGCAGGTGCAGACCCTCGCGTACGACTGCGCGGAAGCGGTCGCGGCCCAGCTGAGGCCGGGCGTGACCGAGCGGGAGGCGGCACGGATGCAGCGCCGCTGGCTGCGCGAGCGTGGCGTGCGGGACTGGTTCCACCTGCCGTTCGCCTGGTTCGGCGACCGCACGGCGTTCGTGAACTTCCGCGTACCGCTGCAGTTCTTCCCCACCGACCGCCGTCTCGAAGCGGGCATGCCCTTCATCCTCGACATGGCCCCCATATACAAGGGCTACACGGCGGACATCGGCTACTCGGGCTGCATCGGGCCGAGTCCCCTCCACGACAAGCTGATGGCGGATCTTCGAGCGCACCGCGAGCTGATCCTGTCCGAGGTGCGTGAGCGCCGGTCGCTGCGCGAGATCTACGAGGACGTGGACCGGCTCATGGTCCGCCAGGGTTATGCCAACCGGCATCGCGCCTATCCCTTCGGTGTCATCGCGCACAAGGTGGACCGTGTGAAGCAACGCCGCTGGTCACCGCATGTGTTCGGGTTCGGCACACAGTCGTTGAAGGGCCTCGCCGCGGACGCGCTGCGCGGGCACCGCGACGGGTGGTCGCCGCTGTGGTCTCCGTACCGGTTCTCCGACCACCCGCCGCGGCCGGGGCTGTGGGCGGTCGAGCCCCATCTCGGCTTCCGGGGCACGGGCGCGAAGTTCGAGGAGATCCTCGTCGTCACCGACTCCGCAGACGCCGAGGAGAGCGCGTTCTGGCTGGACGACGACCTGCCGCACGTCCGGCGGTGGGCGGAGGAGAAGTGCCGATGA
- a CDS encoding ABC transporter permease, producing the protein MAVEQHGAQAPALAGGQPARTGEQSRIHNIGYRSYDGPRLGRAYARRSLYSQSLRGAYGLGRSAKSKVLPMLLFAVMCVPAAIMVAVSVATQANDLPIKYTDYAVIMQAVIGLYVASQAPQSVSRDLRFKTVPLYFSRPIETADYVRAKFAALTSALFILTAVPLLVLYVGALLAKLDFTDQTKGLAQGLVSVALLSLLFAGIGLVISAVTPRRGFGIAAVIAVLTISYGAVSVVQAIADVQSSTEAVPWLGLFSPITLIDGVQTAFLGATSAFPGGHGPSNGQGVLYLLVVLGLVVGSYGLLMRRYRKVGL; encoded by the coding sequence ATGGCGGTTGAGCAGCACGGTGCACAGGCACCGGCCCTCGCCGGTGGACAGCCCGCCCGCACGGGCGAGCAGAGCCGTATCCACAACATCGGATACCGCTCCTACGACGGCCCTCGCCTCGGCCGCGCCTACGCCCGCCGCTCGCTGTACTCGCAGTCCCTGCGCGGCGCGTACGGACTGGGCCGCTCGGCCAAGTCCAAGGTGCTGCCCATGCTGCTGTTCGCGGTGATGTGCGTGCCGGCGGCCATCATGGTGGCGGTATCGGTCGCCACCCAGGCCAACGACCTGCCCATCAAGTACACCGACTACGCGGTCATCATGCAGGCCGTCATCGGCCTGTACGTCGCCTCCCAGGCGCCGCAGTCCGTCTCGCGCGACCTGCGTTTCAAGACCGTCCCGCTGTACTTCTCGCGCCCGATCGAGACCGCCGACTACGTCCGCGCCAAGTTCGCGGCGCTGACCTCGGCGCTGTTCATTCTCACCGCGGTGCCCCTGCTCGTGCTCTATGTGGGCGCGTTGCTGGCCAAGCTCGACTTCACCGACCAGACCAAGGGATTGGCACAGGGACTGGTGTCCGTGGCGCTGCTGTCGCTCCTCTTCGCCGGCATCGGCCTGGTGATCTCGGCGGTCACCCCGCGCCGCGGCTTCGGTATCGCGGCCGTCATCGCCGTCCTCACCATCTCGTACGGGGCCGTGTCCGTCGTCCAGGCCATCGCCGACGTGCAGTCCAGCACCGAGGCTGTCCCCTGGCTCGGCCTCTTCTCGCCCATCACTCTGATAGACGGCGTACAGACCGCCTTCCTGGGCGCCACCTCCGCCTTCCCCGGCGGACACGGCCCCTCCAACGGGCAGGGAGTCCTCTATCTCCTCGTCGTCCTGGGTCTCGTCGTCGGCTCCTACGGCCTGCTGATGCGCCGCTACCGAAAGGTCGGGCTGTGA
- a CDS encoding ABC transporter ATP-binding protein: MIATESLSKRFPRVTALDRLSVDIGPGVTGLVGANGAGKSTLIKILLGLSPASEGRAEVLGLDVATKGGAIRERVGYMPEHDCLPPDVSATEFVVHMARMSGLPPTAARERTADTLRHVGLYEERYRPIGGYSTGMKQRVKLAQALVHDPQLVLLDEPTNGLDPVGRDEMLGLIRRIHTDFGISVLVTSHLLGELERTCDHVVVVDGGKLLRSSSTKDFTQSTAILAIEVTDSDEHPDGTSALREALNARGVTVSDGSGLPGAGHILLLTAQGEETYDLVRDVVADLGLGLVRMEQRRHQIAEVFQDHDEQTGTRSAQDAGKEAVGHGG; encoded by the coding sequence GTGATCGCGACCGAAAGCCTGAGCAAGCGGTTCCCGAGGGTGACCGCTCTTGACCGGCTCTCCGTGGACATCGGACCCGGTGTGACGGGACTCGTCGGTGCCAATGGCGCCGGCAAGTCCACACTGATCAAAATCCTGCTGGGTCTGTCCCCCGCCTCGGAGGGCCGTGCCGAGGTGCTCGGCCTCGACGTCGCCACCAAGGGTGGCGCCATCCGCGAGCGCGTGGGGTACATGCCGGAGCACGACTGCCTGCCGCCCGACGTCTCGGCCACCGAGTTCGTCGTGCACATGGCCCGCATGTCCGGACTCCCCCCGACCGCCGCGCGAGAACGCACGGCGGACACCCTGCGCCACGTCGGCCTGTACGAGGAGCGGTACCGCCCCATAGGCGGCTACTCCACGGGCATGAAACAGCGGGTGAAGCTCGCCCAGGCCCTGGTGCACGACCCGCAGCTGGTGCTCCTGGACGAGCCGACGAACGGCCTGGACCCGGTCGGCCGGGACGAGATGCTCGGCCTCATCCGCCGCATCCACACCGACTTCGGCATCTCGGTCCTCGTCACCTCACATCTACTCGGCGAGCTCGAGCGCACCTGCGACCACGTCGTCGTGGTCGACGGCGGCAAGCTTCTGCGGTCCAGCTCCACCAAGGACTTCACCCAGAGCACGGCGATCCTCGCGATCGAGGTAACCGACAGCGACGAGCACCCCGACGGCACCAGCGCGCTGCGCGAAGCGCTCAACGCACGCGGGGTGACCGTCTCCGACGGCAGCGGGCTCCCGGGCGCCGGACACATCCTGTTGCTCACCGCCCAGGGGGAAGAGACCTACGACCTGGTCCGCGATGTCGTCGCCGACCTGGGCCTCGGTCTGGTCCGCATGGAGCAGCGCAGGCACCAGATCGCCGAGGTCTTCCAGGACCACGACGAGCAGACGGGCACCCGGAGCGCCCAGGACGCAGGAAAGGAGGCGGTCGGCCATGGCGGTTGA